GCCTGACAAACTGAAAACCAAATTTTTCATAAAGCGCAGGCACATCCGCCATCAGGCAGATATAGGCGCCCTTGGCCGCTTCCCTGTCCAAATAATCCATAATATGCTGCATTACCGTGCGGCCAAGCCCCTGCCCCTGATATTCAGGTTCAACGGCAATATCGACAATGTCGAAATTCAGCACGCCATCCCCGACAACACGCCCCATGGCTATAACCTTGTTACCATGTTTGATATGGAGGCCATAAAGGCTGTTGGGCAGGGCCTTTTCAGCCGCCTCTTTGGGCCTGGGGGTCAAGCCGGTGATTTTTCTCAAGCGGACAAAATTGTCGGCATCGACCACTTCTTCAATGACTTCAAACATTATCTCTCACTGTACTGTTAAGGCTTCTACATCTCTGTACCCGTGTTTAAAAGCAAAAAGCCCGGCTCTTTCAAGCCGGGCGTATAACAGGCTAACCACAGGTTCCCGAAAAATAGCTTTATACCAAGCTCTTTTGCCGGGATCCAATGTTATTCGGGGAATTCCTCCTGATAGCTTAACATTTAATTAAAAATATCCTTCAGAGCCTAGCCGACAACAATCGGTTTTAAACCGGACTGTTTAGGGGCGATAACAATTCTTTCCTGATGTACCGCGACACTGATCTTTTGCCCGGCGGAAAACCCGGCCTGGCGCAGCCATTTCCCCCTGAGCACAACACAAGGTTCAAGCTTTACCGGAACATAGTTAATACCTATGCCGCGGGTCTTTGTTGCCGTGCAGCAGACGGTTTCCTGTACGGTAAGTTGCCGATAAATGGGATATTTTGCTTTTGCCGAAGCGGGCTCTGGCGTATGATGATATGCAGCCATTGCGTACTCCTTATAAGTGCGTGGTGGTTAGCAATCTCCGGGTGCGGTTACACTCGGGGGTTGCGACTTTAATTACTGCCAGCGAACAACGGCGCTCTTGCCGCCATTAGCAACTGGCAACCATGGAAGTGAATGCTCTCCTTTGTTGATGGGATCGCCCCTTAAATAAAGCCTAGGGGGATGAATAAATCAACGCAGGGGGGAATTTTTTTCTGAGGAATTTACAGAGATTTGTACAGGAAAAATTGCGCTTGAACGGCGCATATTAAAACATTTTATATCAACGCCATTAAGGGCTTGATAAACCAAAAATAACAGCCCGCCTTTGCCGTCGGCAGTTACTTTATCCAGTCACCAACGCCATATTTCTCCATAATGGCTGCCAGCTGTCCCGATTGCCTTAACTCAACAATGCCATCGGTTAAAATTCGGGTAAGTTTTTGGCTTTTTTCAGGCGGCAGCGCCGGGGAAAACACGATATAAACCCGGGAATGACCTCCCATAGCACCGGCGCTGCTGATTTGTCCGGATACGCCCATTTTTCTGAAGTAATAGCGGGCGACCTTATCATCTTCGACTATGGCATCAACCCTGTCTAACAGTAACCTTGAAACATTACGCTCAAAAGGTTTGTTTCCTGTTGTCATCACAGTTTTTTCAGGATGGGTGTCGATATAGAGCTGAAATTCAGAATCTCCATAGTCATAACCTAAAACCAAACCGATTCGCTCAATATTCTTTAACGAAGATATGCCGCTGAATTTCCAGCCAACTCCCCTTTTGGTATAAAAGTAATTGCGACTAACCCCTTGATGGCGAACAGGAAAGATAAAATCAGGCACATCTCCCCGGTATACGCCTATGATACCGTCGATCTCACCGGCACGGGTTAATTTAATGCTCCTTGCATAAGGGAGTAATTGCGTGGTTACCTTGTATCCGGCCTTATGAAAAACATTTTTCATAATCTCGACCAAATAACCTTCTTTGCCCTCCTCTGAGGAAGGTTCGCAAACATAAGGACACCAGTCGCCGGTCGCCATAATAACTTCTCCGGCTTTAACCTGAATATTAAAACACAGGCAGGCCAGCAAAAGTAAAAACGAGAAAGAGACTTGAATGGACTCAATATTCTTCCTATAGAACACAGCTCACCAGTTCATATAAACAGCACTTAGTAAGAAACATACTGCACTACAGGATAATTTTCATCTGTTAATTCAACGTCGCTTACTTGAAAAACGAAACGCAGATTATCACAGAATCAACCCGGCTCTTGCGGGCCGGGCATTAAAATAACCTCAACTTTGCCGGTTGCTGAATTGACTTAAAACTCCACAACCCAGTTACAACTACTCAGGCGTAGAAAGCATCTCTTGCTCCAGCGACACCATAAGCGCCATTAAATCTACCGCTTTTTGATGGATATCGACACCAGTTGCAATCAACGCAGGCGGAATAAGTTCCTCATCGACCACTTCCGGGAAAACCGTGTCCTTACACACTAGCAAATTTGATTTCTCACAGGGATCTGTCGTCAGCTCGTAAAGCTCATATTGATCGCTTTCCCGGCCCGAGGGATCGAAATAACGCACCAGTTTCCAGTTATCCTTGCTCATCACACAATGAATGTTATTGGGCTGCATAACCGGGCCGGATGCAAGCGAGCGGGCATCGTCGGGATATTCCCCGTCAGCGCTGTTCCTGAGCCGGTCAACCGCAGCTTCAAAGACTTGAAACTGGGTCAGCGGCAGTTCACCCGCAGTGCCGACATTTTCATCGCCAAGGGTTTCCGTAATGGTGTCGTAAGTGATAAATAAAACCCCTTCCCGCTCGTTATCACCGACTGGGGGTTTTATTTCAGCCTCTGCACCTATGATGAGCCGGCTAAGGTCCGCCCCTACGGGATACAAAGCCTTGGAATGGCTTTGCTCCAATTGCTCTTTCAGCGCTGTTATGTCTTCAGGACCTGCACCTGCTAAACCGAGCACGGTAGGTAGAATATCAATATGGCTGGTAACATCGCTGATCTGCCTGAGTCCTTCGGACACCTTATGCACAGATTCCGGGAAACGGACAAGCATAGGTACATGCACAACTTCCTCATAAGCCGTATGCCACTTTTCCATCATCATATGATGGGCGCCGCCGCATTCACCATGATCCGGACAAAAGAGCACGATAGTATTGTCTGCCTGACCCGATTCATCCAACGCCTTAAGCACTGCACTGACATGCTGATCCACTTCATGTATCAGATAACCGTAATATTGAATAAAGGCGCGGCAAGCAAGCTCTTTATCTTCCGTCAGCGTAAAGGGCAACCCCATCACATTGGTACTGAGTGTTGCCTCGACCGCGAAATTAAGTTGCTGCTCCCAGGTATCCAGCGACGAGTTTTGCTCCGAAGCCAGCCAGCCCCCCATAGAAGCGAGTGCAAGCCCCATTTTATAGGCATAATCCAGCTGACAGCTTGGTTTGTTTAACAAGGCTTCATTCCAGGTTGGCGGCAGGTTGGCGTTGTCCTGGGGAAAACCTAAGCGGTTAAGCTCGATGGCCATAGTGCCGGACTTGGGCAACCTGCCCGAGGCCCCCTGTGGCGGCACCGCCAGGGTGAACGGCGCCCCCTGTACCGTGTCTTTTGAAACAGTGCCGGGTAAAACGGGATAAGATGCAATATCATGGGGATTGGTAAAAGAAGATACCGCAAACCAGGGAACTGCAGGATCCTGGGGCGGCTCAACCGGGTGGCCGTCCGGATCCGCTTCGGCGGCATTGTTTTTGGCATTGGCAATATTATAAGGCACGCCAAGTCCCTGCCGCTTAAAAAAGCTAGTCACCAGATCGGCAAACTGATAATCACGGTAATAACCTAAATTATTGGGTAAAGCACCGTGCGGGTCAGGGTAACTCAGGTTCCAGTCAGAAAAACCATAGTGGTTCAGCTGTTCGGTTGCTTCTCCGGAAACATGCCATTTGCCAAAATAATGGCTGGTATAGCCGTATTCCCGCATCCAGTGACCGATAGTGGGATATTCCCCCGGGGTAAGCCATGGAAAGTTCGGCGAGCTGCCATCTTTAAACAGGCCATCGGTTTGAGTCGCTTTGGTGCGGGTGCCGTACTGGCCGGTAAACAGAGCCGTACGGCTTGGTACGCAAGCCGAAGAAGCTACCTTGTGGTTATTGAGCACAACGGCATTGTTGCGCAGCGCCCAAAGCCCGGGGAAAAACTGCTTAAATTCATTTTCTTCGTCAACACTGCCTTGAAAACCAAAAATTTTCTTGAGCGGATCGACAAAGCCGTGGTCTTCACCGTAACCAAAACGCGGAAAACGCATCTGGTCAACCATTATCAGCAGAATATTGGGTTTCTGTGCCGGAGTGGGATCTGACATGGGATAAGTCCTTTTATCTTGTTAATATTTTAGATTAAATATAAATGTCATTGTTATTATTCAACAATGTACCTAGAGGTATAGACCACCCTATCGGAATGTCAATTTGTTTACGGCCAGCCAGGGATAGATTGAAAAAAAGATCATACCCAGTGATAAGTCACAGTAAGTCATCCCGGGTCAAAGTTGATATCAACAACCGCAGATTTAAATAAATCAGGGCAAATTTTTCTGTCTCCTGATTCGTCATTAACTACGAAAACAAATTCAACTGGGCATCGGTGATTTCGGCAAAACTAGTGCCGATAAAAGGCAAAATCGCATCAGCTACCGCTTCCAGCTGACGCTCGATATAAAGATCATAATCCAACGGCGCCGACAAATGCTCCTTCGTTTGCGGGCCGTTGAGGGTGAGCAGGTATTCCACCCAGCCCTTGCTCTGGTATCTTAACGGTTTTCCTTCTTTAGCATTTTGTTCATCCGCCAACCGGGCGGCTTTTACATGGGGTGGCACATTTTTCACATAGTCTTTAAGTTTGCGCCTCAGGCGCTTGCGGTAAACCAGGCAGTCGTCAAACTCCCCTGCCCGGGTTTTTGCCACCATATCCCGGATATAATCGGCGACTTCCAGGTTATTAAATACCTTATGGTACAACTCCCTTTGAAAGATTTTCGCCAGCTCGGTCCAGTCGGTGCGCACGCTTTCCAGTCCTTTGAAAATGATCTTCTGCTTGCCGTCATTTTCCACTAAACCGGCATAGCGCTTTTTCGTGCCGACATCCAAACCGCGTATTGTCGGCATTAAAAAGCGGCTGAAATGGGTTTCGAATTCTATTTCCAGCTGGCTTTCCAGGCCGTAATCATCGGCTATGGTTTGTTGCCATTTTTCATTGATTAAGTCCTGCAATTCCTTACCTAACGCCCTGCTCTGCTTTTGATCATAGTTGGCACTGATATCGACAAATATCGAATCGGTATCGCCGTAAATCACTTTGTAGCCCTTGTCTTCAATCCATTCCTGGGTGGTTTTTAAGATCGCATGGCTGCGTTTGGTGATGGAGCCTGACAGGCGCGGATCGAAAAAGCGGCAACCGCTTGAACCCAGTACCCCGTAAAAGGAGTTCATGATGATTTTAATCGCCTGCGATAAGGCGGCATTTTTATCCTGCTTGGCCTTATCACGCTCCGACCATAAGTCTTCAATAATATGGGGCAGAAAATGCTGCTCGCGGGAGAAATATGCACCGTCAAAGCCGGGGATACTGGTATCCGGTGTTTTTAGTCCTTCGATCATGCCCATAGGATCAATTTTAAAGGTGCGGATAATGCTCGGGTACAGGCTTTTAAAATCCAGCACCAGCACATTGGTATACAGGCCGGGCACCGAGTCCATCACATAACCGCCGGGAGATACCAGCCCGGAATGGCCGTCTCCCATGTTGGGGGCAACATATCCGCTGCGGTGTAGTTTCGGCAGGTATAAATTGGTAAAGGCCGCCACCGAGCCGCCGACACGGTCAACCGACAGCCCGGTGAGTTGTGCCCTGAGCTTGGCAAAGTCCAGCAGCAAGGTTTCTTCAAAAATCAGCCATACCAGGCGGCAGTCTTCCAGGTTATAGGCCGCCAGCGCCGGTTTGTTATGCAGGAAGTTATCGGTAATTTCCTTGATACGGTTATCGACATCTTCGACTTTTTTACCTAACCCCAGCAAGGTATTGGCGACATAATCCAGGGTAAAACTCGGAAAGTTATAGGTGGCGGTTTTTAATACGTCTATACCGTCGAGCACCACGCGACCGGCAATTTCCAGGTATTTCTGTTCGCTGTTTTTATTTTTCCGCCAGTAGGCGGGTTTGTTGTCGCGGCCAATGGCAAAGCTGATGTCGT
This genomic window from Thalassomonas viridans contains:
- a CDS encoding substrate-binding periplasmic protein, whose amino-acid sequence is MFYRKNIESIQVSFSFLLLLACLCFNIQVKAGEVIMATGDWCPYVCEPSSEEGKEGYLVEIMKNVFHKAGYKVTTQLLPYARSIKLTRAGEIDGIIGVYRGDVPDFIFPVRHQGVSRNYFYTKRGVGWKFSGISSLKNIERIGLVLGYDYGDSEFQLYIDTHPEKTVMTTGNKPFERNVSRLLLDRVDAIVEDDKVARYYFRKMGVSGQISSAGAMGGHSRVYIVFSPALPPEKSQKLTRILTDGIVELRQSGQLAAIMEKYGVGDWIK
- a CDS encoding DNA polymerase II, translated to MKNGFLLTRQSQDYGQGTVITLWLKTAQGAVKLLIENEQSVFFVTNEQAPFAQKLLNEQQIPLAKISPLSLKTFGQEEVTGFYFNTMRDFYSARDCLKTGGVKCYEDDFRPDDRYLMERFITAGISFIGDECIYQVKNGNSPGNQYLEVANARCRPQQVDIPLVMISVDIECAMDGALYSIGAYSDTCQKVFMIGPVPENIADCPGYIVWVENEVGLLNTFLSWLRAYDPDIIIGWNVINFDMDLLQKRCDKYDISFAIGRDNKPAYWRKNKNSEQKYLEIAGRVVLDGIDVLKTATYNFPSFTLDYVANTLLGLGKKVEDVDNRIKEITDNFLHNKPALAAYNLEDCRLVWLIFEETLLLDFAKLRAQLTGLSVDRVGGSVAAFTNLYLPKLHRSGYVAPNMGDGHSGLVSPGGYVMDSVPGLYTNVLVLDFKSLYPSIIRTFKIDPMGMIEGLKTPDTSIPGFDGAYFSREQHFLPHIIEDLWSERDKAKQDKNAALSQAIKIIMNSFYGVLGSSGCRFFDPRLSGSITKRSHAILKTTQEWIEDKGYKVIYGDTDSIFVDISANYDQKQSRALGKELQDLINEKWQQTIADDYGLESQLEIEFETHFSRFLMPTIRGLDVGTKKRYAGLVENDGKQKIIFKGLESVRTDWTELAKIFQRELYHKVFNNLEVADYIRDMVAKTRAGEFDDCLVYRKRLRRKLKDYVKNVPPHVKAARLADEQNAKEGKPLRYQSKGWVEYLLTLNGPQTKEHLSAPLDYDLYIERQLEAVADAILPFIGTSFAEITDAQLNLFS
- a CDS encoding GNAT family N-acetyltransferase produces the protein MFEVIEEVVDADNFVRLRKITGLTPRPKEAAEKALPNSLYGLHIKHGNKVIAMGRVVGDGVLNFDIVDIAVEPEYQGQGLGRTVMQHIMDYLDREAAKGAYICLMADVPALYEKFGFQFVRPRSEGMYIVK
- a CDS encoding sulfatase-like hydrolase/transferase → MSDPTPAQKPNILLIMVDQMRFPRFGYGEDHGFVDPLKKIFGFQGSVDEENEFKQFFPGLWALRNNAVVLNNHKVASSACVPSRTALFTGQYGTRTKATQTDGLFKDGSSPNFPWLTPGEYPTIGHWMREYGYTSHYFGKWHVSGEATEQLNHYGFSDWNLSYPDPHGALPNNLGYYRDYQFADLVTSFFKRQGLGVPYNIANAKNNAAEADPDGHPVEPPQDPAVPWFAVSSFTNPHDIASYPVLPGTVSKDTVQGAPFTLAVPPQGASGRLPKSGTMAIELNRLGFPQDNANLPPTWNEALLNKPSCQLDYAYKMGLALASMGGWLASEQNSSLDTWEQQLNFAVEATLSTNVMGLPFTLTEDKELACRAFIQYYGYLIHEVDQHVSAVLKALDESGQADNTIVLFCPDHGECGGAHHMMMEKWHTAYEEVVHVPMLVRFPESVHKVSEGLRQISDVTSHIDILPTVLGLAGAGPEDITALKEQLEQSHSKALYPVGADLSRLIIGAEAEIKPPVGDNEREGVLFITYDTITETLGDENVGTAGELPLTQFQVFEAAVDRLRNSADGEYPDDARSLASGPVMQPNNIHCVMSKDNWKLVRYFDPSGRESDQYELYELTTDPCEKSNLLVCKDTVFPEVVDEELIPPALIATGVDIHQKAVDLMALMVSLEQEMLSTPE
- a CDS encoding SymE family type I addiction module toxin — its product is MAAYHHTPEPASAKAKYPIYRQLTVQETVCCTATKTRGIGINYVPVKLEPCVVLRGKWLRQAGFSAGQKISVAVHQERIVIAPKQSGLKPIVVG